CAGAATACTTGGAAGTGCtagtgaaaattttcttcagcCAGCCCATGACGAATTTTGATTCGACGAAGAGCATCACGGCGTTGAGGATGCCCGAGAGAGAGATTAGGTATCCTAGTTCCACAGACTTCCAATTATACTTGTAGGtgcagaagagaacaagagTGGGCATTATTGCCATGGTCGCACCCATAAAAAGCATATCGATACCAAGGAGTAGTAATACGTTATAACGTGGTCTCAACGACTTGTTCCGTCCGGTGGGCTTCAGCCACAAGTGCTTCAAGGGCAACAAAAGCTCAAGGAGTTGGGATAGGTGATATTTCCCGTGGTGGCACATCTTGAACAGGAAAGTAGAGGTAGATAACAGCTCAGCACTGTATGAACCGTGTAGGCTCTCTCTTCTCTGAGTAAACTGACTTTGAGAAAGCTTCAAAGCTTCGTGGTGTCTTGGTTCAACCACAATGGTAAAGCAAGAAATGGTGAATATAAGTCCCGCTATAAGACCAGCATATATCGGAACCAGGTCATTACCGTTGGCCCATTTCACCAGGAAAGAGCCGAACATGGGGCCAGCCGCAGTTGTGATCTGCATAACACCAGTTGCAATGCTAATGCTCGATATTCTCTCCTCTGGCTCAACAATATCGATAATGTAGCTGTTGACGTTCCCAAAAAAGGCGAACATCCCCCCGCTCAATGAACTGaccgaggaggaaaaaacGATTAGCCATTTATTATACTTTACCAAAGGAGATAGTGACAGAATATGGGTGATATTCCCAACCACTCGGATCGCACCCATCCAGCAGAAGACATGGACCCTACCGTATCGGTCCGATAACTGGCCCCATTTACCGGCCATAATCGTACTGATTGTGCCGGCCACGATTAGATTCAAAGATGTTATTGAGGAAAGACTCATCTGCACTTCTTTTGGATCGCATTGCTCTTGATTCAATCCCTCGCATACTTTATCCATAGTCAGTGTTATGAAAGGAGTCAAGTACAGCATCTCGGAGAAACCAAACACGAAGATGAGCGTACAGACAACTTTCATGCTCGGCCTCCGGAACACATGCATTTTTTGGTTCAATTCCAGcatttctcttttcaaactcaaGAGACGATGGCTATCATCGGATTGTGGCTCTTGCAGCTCTTGCAGCTCTGTCTCCGTCTCCATAGCAGCCTCCGGAACTTTTACTGTACTTTTATAAGATGTTTCttccagttgcaacagcttgTTTCTGCTTTCAGCCATTATCGTATTCTGTTGTAAATGTAAATGTCTCTTTTTCCCTCCCTAAAGTGATGATTCCCTTTATTCTGGGTCAAATAAACGTCTGCTCTATATGACAAAAATTTAGCAGGGGCAATGAAAAAAGAGGTAAATGTGCACTCTTTTATAATAAGCAAAAGGTCTAGGATAGCTTGTGTTATGTTGCTGACGTTCTCTCTGACCGGCAGAGACAATGTTGGTGTTTTGTCGTGAACAACGTGCGATTCCCTTTTCATTGGATCAGAATCATCGCTAGTTCTTtcgtatttttttatcttaGTAATAACAATATATACATATCTATTTTGCCTTTCCCCTGCGAGGGGAAGGAAGTGATAAGAGGGTGTGTAGATATTGCAGCTGCGTCATTTCGTTTCTGATGATTTTAGAAAGTGGGTGAAGTGAGACGCGCTACCCATTGCGACTCGTGCGTAAATGATGTAGTTTGGTAAACTCCACCCTCACtgtgttttcttttcagagTCCGCAGATTTGGCCGCTTCCTTTATGGTGACATTTCTCAGAAGGATGTGACTGATCATTTCCAAGACCAGCATAAACAGCGATGACAGAATGGCAAGGCAGTAATTCGAGATGGTAACACCAATGTCTAACCAGGATCCGTCCGTCCTCAAAAGGTAAAAGAAGTTCAAGGACAGAATGTCACTTGTAGAGATAATCAGAGTGGAGACAGTGTAGTCCTTAATATTAAGTTTAGCATTCAATATCCCAAGTCCACACGATAGAATAACGTATGGAATAATCAGTTTCAACATCAATAGAGCCCCCATGGGGAATGGATCAAAGATTGGTAGTAATCGATAGACTGAATCCAAGGAGAAGGACGAAATC
This sequence is a window from Huiozyma naganishii CBS 8797 chromosome 3, complete genome. Protein-coding genes within it:
- the KNAG0C01070 gene encoding uncharacterized protein (similar to Saccharomyces cerevisiae YJL163C; ancestral locus Anc_1.183) codes for the protein MAESRNKLLQLEETSYKSTVKVPEAAMETETELQELQEPQSDDSHRLLSLKREMLELNQKMHVFRRPSMKVVCTLIFVFGFSEMLYLTPFITLTMDKVCEGLNQEQCDPKEVQMSLSSITSLNLIVAGTISTIMAGKWGQLSDRYGRVHVFCWMGAIRVVGNITHILSLSPLVKYNKWLIVFSSSVSSLSGGMFAFFGNVNSYIIDIVEPEERISSISIATGVMQITTAAGPMFGSFLVKWANGNDLVPIYAGLIAGLIFTISCFTIVVEPRHHEALKLSQSQFTQRRESLHGSYSAELLSTSTFLFKMCHHGKYHLSQLLELLLPLKHLWLKPTGRNKSLRPRYNVLLLLGIDMLFMGATMAIMPTLVLFCTYKYNWKSVELGYLISLSGILNAVMLFVESKFVMGWLKKIFTSTSKYSVDYLDKFTITCSLVFVSVGVATPLINNTYSMSILVFLVFRALGRICTPVTESAIVKYYKENQENTGQVFGAIALLNSLTMLVLPPIFLKIYSATISFKPEYFLYVPLAGSLFAYFVCSPTSY